Proteins co-encoded in one bacterium genomic window:
- a CDS encoding SDR family NAD(P)-dependent oxidoreductase: MKPGTRLFLTGAAGFIGSNTAEALLRAGCRVVGFDNLAPVYSLEKKLGNLAQVQRTAPQDFEFVEGDLRDAGALRAALRAKPIDAVIHLAALAGVQPSIRDPQAYVEVNVNGTMNVLEAARESGVKAIVAASSSSVYGSNTKLPFSESDPVDHPISPYAATKKAGELIAHAHHHLHGLSIANLRFFTVYGPRQRPDLAIYKFTRAMLAGREITLYGDGSSRRDYTYIDDCVSGILAATRWVLEGAASTPRYDIFNLGESQTVPLLDLVSLLEKNLGVPAKRVHADYLPGDVYATFADLSHSRAVLGYDPQVKIEEGIRRFCKWYLKEEKGKPWEVTPPFEKGGPGGI; this comes from the coding sequence ATGAAACCCGGAACCCGCCTCTTCCTCACCGGCGCCGCCGGCTTCATCGGATCCAACACCGCCGAGGCCTTGCTTCGCGCCGGCTGCCGGGTGGTCGGCTTCGACAACCTGGCCCCGGTCTATTCGCTGGAGAAGAAGCTCGGCAACTTGGCCCAGGTTCAGCGAACGGCGCCCCAGGATTTCGAGTTCGTGGAAGGCGACCTCCGGGATGCCGGGGCGCTGCGGGCGGCGCTGCGGGCCAAGCCGATCGACGCGGTCATCCACCTCGCGGCCCTGGCCGGCGTCCAGCCCTCGATCCGCGACCCTCAGGCCTACGTCGAAGTCAACGTCAACGGGACCATGAACGTGCTGGAGGCGGCCCGCGAGTCGGGCGTCAAGGCCATCGTCGCCGCTTCGTCGAGCAGCGTCTACGGCTCCAACACCAAGCTGCCCTTCAGCGAGTCCGACCCGGTCGACCACCCGATCTCGCCTTACGCCGCGACCAAGAAGGCCGGCGAGCTGATCGCTCACGCCCATCATCATTTGCACGGACTGAGCATCGCCAACCTGCGCTTCTTCACGGTCTACGGACCGCGGCAGCGGCCGGACCTCGCGATTTACAAGTTCACCCGGGCCATGCTGGCCGGGCGCGAGATCACCCTCTACGGCGATGGCAGCAGCCGTCGCGACTACACCTACATCGACGATTGCGTTTCGGGCATCCTCGCCGCCACCCGCTGGGTCCTCGAAGGGGCGGCTTCGACGCCGCGTTACGACATCTTCAACCTCGGAGAATCCCAGACCGTCCCGCTCCTTGACCTCGTATCCCTGCTGGAGAAGAACCTGGGAGTCCCCGCCAAGCGGGTCCACGCCGATTATTTGCCCGGCGACGTTTACGCGACCTTCGCCGATCTGAGCCATTCGCGGGCGGTGCTGGGCTACGATCCCCAGGTCAAGATCGAGGAAGGCATTCGCCGTTTTTGCAAATGGTATTTGAAAGAAGAAAAAGGCAAACCCTGGGAAGTCACACCCCCCTTTGAAAAAGGGGGGCCGGGGGGGATTTAA
- a CDS encoding acetyl-CoA hydrolase/transferase C-terminal domain-containing protein: MQIQETYQRKKLSHDQFLEQIRPEDYLSTSIAAGQPRSLLQKLSEMKNAKSIKLFTGLISAPYPCLIKPEFHTVSGYYGPVERKLNDAGFNLSYQPLPFNGFERWVETFPPRVVMTTLASMDSSGYLSFGVDAEAVYVPFLNAARDPKRLAIAEVNSNMPMVGGLPELGDNKIHVDEIDFVVESDQGLLELPDTEPNEVERKIAQNVAQLLRSGDTLQFGIGAIPDEVARILASTDLGDFGVHSELISNGFLTLMESGKITGARKGLHDGKSVFAFALGNRQLYDFLDERKGKNQGRVVAAPVSYVNDSSVIAKHRNMVSVNSGFMIDFSGQVSSEAIGERQYSGVGGQLNFVEGAFFSPGGRSILCIKSSVVRKGKRYSNIVNALPPGSIVSTPRHYVQHVVTEYGSVNLFGLTDEERPAALASIAHPEFRADLREQARKRDQAYYHTRGPSWLTRLWTRILLSRKSAS, encoded by the coding sequence ATGCAAATTCAAGAAACCTATCAGCGCAAGAAGCTCAGTCACGATCAGTTTCTGGAACAAATTCGGCCTGAGGACTACTTGAGCACCTCGATTGCCGCCGGACAGCCTCGTAGCCTACTTCAAAAATTAAGTGAAATGAAAAATGCGAAGTCGATCAAGCTTTTCACCGGCTTGATCTCCGCCCCCTACCCCTGCCTGATCAAGCCCGAGTTCCACACCGTCAGCGGCTATTACGGACCGGTGGAAAGGAAGCTCAACGATGCCGGCTTCAACCTTTCCTATCAGCCCCTGCCCTTCAACGGCTTCGAGCGCTGGGTCGAGACCTTCCCGCCGCGGGTCGTGATGACGACGCTCGCCTCGATGGATTCTTCCGGCTATCTCTCCTTTGGCGTCGACGCCGAGGCGGTCTACGTCCCCTTCCTCAATGCCGCCCGCGATCCGAAGCGGTTGGCCATCGCCGAGGTGAATTCCAACATGCCGATGGTCGGGGGCTTGCCCGAATTGGGCGACAATAAAATTCACGTCGACGAAATCGATTTCGTGGTCGAATCGGACCAAGGCCTGCTCGAATTGCCCGACACCGAGCCCAATGAGGTCGAGCGCAAGATCGCTCAGAACGTCGCCCAGCTGCTCCGCTCCGGCGACACCCTCCAATTCGGCATCGGCGCCATTCCCGACGAGGTGGCCCGGATCCTTGCCTCCACCGACTTGGGCGATTTCGGCGTCCATTCCGAATTGATCAGCAACGGCTTCCTGACCTTGATGGAGTCGGGCAAGATCACCGGCGCCCGCAAGGGCCTTCACGACGGCAAGAGCGTCTTCGCCTTCGCTCTCGGGAACCGCCAGCTCTACGACTTCCTCGACGAGCGAAAGGGCAAGAACCAGGGCCGGGTCGTCGCCGCGCCGGTCTCCTACGTGAACGACTCTTCGGTGATCGCCAAGCACCGCAACATGGTGAGCGTGAATTCGGGCTTCATGATCGACTTCTCGGGCCAGGTCAGCTCCGAGGCCATCGGCGAGCGCCAGTACAGCGGCGTCGGCGGCCAGCTCAACTTCGTCGAGGGCGCCTTCTTCAGCCCCGGCGGCCGCAGCATCCTCTGCATCAAATCCAGCGTGGTCCGCAAAGGAAAGCGCTACTCCAACATCGTGAACGCCCTGCCGCCCGGCTCGATCGTCTCGACGCCGCGGCACTACGTCCAGCACGTCGTCACCGAGTACGGCTCGGTCAACCTCTTCGGCTTGACCGACGAGGAGCGCCCGGCGGCCCTGGCCTCGATCGCCCACCCCGAGTTTCGCGCCGACCTGCGGGAGCAGGCGAGAAAGCGGGACCAGGCTTACTACCATACCCGGGGGCCGTCTTGGCTGACTCGGTTGTGGACAAGGATCCTCTTATCCCGTAAATCGGCCTCATGA
- a CDS encoding tRNA (cytidine(34)-2'-O)-methyltransferase, which produces MHVVLYQPQIPPNTGNVARLCVGTRSHLHLIRPLGFSTDDAALRRAGLDYWRYLSLSYHDDWAAFRSAYPEARLHFFSKKAERPYTWAEYRDDDFLVFGCETKGLPEELLREHAESAWQIPMWGETRSLNLSTSVGIVLYEALRQVKHGFR; this is translated from the coding sequence ATGCACGTCGTCCTCTACCAGCCTCAAATCCCGCCGAACACCGGCAACGTCGCCCGGCTCTGCGTCGGCACCCGCAGCCATCTCCACCTCATCCGGCCCCTCGGCTTCTCGACCGACGACGCCGCGCTCCGGCGGGCCGGCTTGGACTACTGGCGGTATCTAAGCCTCAGTTATCACGACGATTGGGCCGCTTTCCGGAGCGCCTACCCCGAGGCCCGGCTCCATTTTTTCAGCAAGAAGGCCGAACGGCCCTACACTTGGGCCGAGTATCGCGACGACGACTTTCTGGTCTTCGGCTGCGAAACCAAGGGCCTGCCCGAGGAGCTATTGCGGGAACATGCGGAAAGCGCCTGGCAAATCCCGATGTGGGGCGAGACGCGGAGCCTCAACCTCTCGACCTCGGTCGGGATCGTCCTCTACGAGGCTTTGCGGCAGGTGAAGCACGGGTTTCGTTAA